One window of the Micropterus dolomieu isolate WLL.071019.BEF.003 ecotype Adirondacks linkage group LG08, ASM2129224v1, whole genome shotgun sequence genome contains the following:
- the perm1 gene encoding PGC-1 and ERR-induced regulator in muscle protein 1, with product MSDIDDTGSILAKSIQKVDLTAGFSEADHPIDAPQDCEGSPVEHYLSTHTVGGMESVLSGSEEDIHLQSVNIFFERLKNVTEAEGLTEPSQVRVGKNREAIKEEERQRASSSTLPKNIPKLNTLPARGETALGKETTETVHTISNNNTMKKDEAGSNISPEPVASKLFKTNKSAHPETKLSLREEICTETRVNEAKQRNGSHDSPDGVVCSQTTPHTDKVMKVNMCTPLDDVNQEHLVTSQSTHSTRCSTDSWSTLEIMSNVKWKEDRTPNSVYSDATNSNKTASQELSPSASIKRKRKKKRRLSAEPAESVHGYDRPVLVKQSDSEEEQYAWRAGSGLCISEDLFYLNEPQKNVMSSLTAYSATTNLPVKISAREIKVNDLSHYSRPSDSHYQCFPESMVRQRRCKETGLVENNATIVSSVTPLSQTDDNVMSAQNGSGNVATNVQLCSKLQAEEPTGLNKYPMLPVSMSDSVIGKSDLATKTANCGRKDAYNLRQSDEMNNSVTCCGNEQNQGSCSAEVKSITHSILPSAESNDPTEKVSQNDKLSTAKSVLAVEAGISGRDNYALCQREAEHQQQLEIDCHNTNQYSSTVKKTHIALSESDMSGSIAHNTKPKQFKTRVCPFSEEISSQLDCIKLISDTRNSLSDNNCLPKSLSSSDIKIAVQQTEHPLVPHTLSRFDVLSEKNTTAERAGLASSQIMSNHSGNLFLSGDKSLTGKSQRETKSSMSYNLLTSPSDITSVSSCCTLDTESVVSLSNENITHMSESSGLSVSQNDSGGQGEKTSLLLARHEEGDGTSGPKSQSVLNETIDSNNDLVVGAEDAITASIAQCESEKAPNSKHSVFAMSSFWSEMEKLTINDILGLRIISKAAPPSSLPPLQEIEETRDSGFFTQLDEQSTKETSTNSVDSSSGSVMAVNSSSSRGMWESEPVTLSRGADVYPESMMLTSVSDISQPVFPGSAQTCLRKISKNVSVHNLHALESQSFSNTWKGQSLQTLDEGELEKVEYFADGHMSKQDKDMDSSSSSTDNYRISLTDIFQYLFGGKQSMPSQSATDNITTCHTGGNSVPETYDHFFSEFDTESFFYPLITAEDQAKEELVPIFSCSRLANRKLQFPEAYDYFFPSSSSDDSSVESDEEDDRGPVRVVTRFSRKSSASQISTDMYEHFFTDSDLRQNFFWKTTFSFRNIRSTGSTVQKQTLSNPLSLVPVRQSGRSLRKTLHPINAAGNQDMMFPDPLLYNLEDRISRQLAQEPFRYEVFQTAVSNPRLDVPLLPLRQSDMCLVCIAFASWVLKTANPQVGDAWKAVLLANVSALSAIRYLRKYVKMEAAANEKKLQYAVPSDS from the coding sequence ATGAGTGACATTGATGATACAGGGTCCATTCTTGCAAAGAGCATTCAGAAAGTTGACCTAACAGCAGGCTTTTCAGAGGCTGACCACCCCATAGACGCCCCCCAAGACTGTGAGGGCTCTCCTGTGGAGCATTACCTCAGCACACACACTGTCGGTGGAATGGAGAGCGTCCTCTCGGGCAGTGAGGAGGATATTCACCTGCAGTCTGTCAATATATTCTTTGAAAGGTTGAAAAATGTTACAGAGGCTGAGGGGCTTACTGAGCCAAGCCAAGTGAGAGTTgggaaaaacagagaggcaATAAAGGAGGAGGAGCGGCAGCGAGCCAGCAGCAGTACTTTGCCAAAAAACATCCCCAAGTTAAACACTCTGCCTGCCAGGGGTGAAACAGCACTTGGCAAAGAGACCACAGAGACTGTCCACACCATCAgcaacaataacacaatgaaaaaaGACGAGGCTGGTTCCAACATTTCCCCTGAACCTGTAGCCAGTAAATTGTTCAAGACTAACAAATCAGCTCACCCTGAAACAAAGTTATCTCTCAGAGAGGAAATCTGTACAGAAACCAGAGTAAATGAGGCAAAACAGCGGAATGGGTCCCATGACTCACCGGACGGGGTTGTCTGCTCACAAACAACACCTCACACTGACAAAGTGATGAAGGTGAATATGTGCACACCTCTGGATGATGTTAATCAAGAACATTTGGTGACTAGTCAGTCAACTCACAGTACAAGGTGTAGCACTGACTCATGGAGTACTCTAGAAATTATGTCAAATGTTAAATGGAAGGAAGACCGAACCCCTAACAGTGTATATTCAGACGCAACAAACTCAAACAAAACAGCGAGCCAAGAATTGTCTCCGTCTGCCTCTAtcaaaaggaagagaaagaagaagagacgACTCAGTGCTGAGCCAGCTGAGAGTGTGCATGGATATGACAGGCCGGTTTTAGTCAAGCAGAGTGACTCAGAGGAAGAGCAGTATGCATGGAGAGCAGGTTCTGGTCTGTGTATATCAgaggatttattttatttaaatgaaccACAGAAAAATGTCATGTCCTCTTTAACTGCATATTCAGCCACCACCAATCTCCCAGTGAAGATATCTGCTAGGGAGATAAAAGTAAATGATCTTTCTCACTACAGTCGTCCATCTGACAGTCATTACCAATGTTTCCCAGAGAGCATGGTCAGACAGAGAAGGTGTAAAGAAACAGGCTTGGTTGAAAATAATGCAACTATCGTCAGCTCAGTAACCCCACTGAGTCAAACGGATGACAATGTAATGTCAGCACAAAATGGCAGTGGTAATGTGGCAACAAatgtgcagctttgcagcaaATTACAGGCAGAGGAACCAACTGGACTGAATAAGTATCCTATGTTGCCAGTTTCAATGAGTGACAGTGTAATTGGTAAATCAGACCTggccacaaaaacagcaaactgTGGAAGGAAAGACGCATACAATCTGAGGCAGTCTGATGAAATGAATAATTCTGTCACTTGTTGtggaaatgaacaaaatcaAGGTTCTTGTTCGGCAGAGGTCAAATCAATAACTCACAGTATTTTACCAAGTGCTGAGTCAAATGATCCCACTGAGAAAGTCAgccaaaatgacaaactatCCACTGCTAAGTCAGTCCTGGCTGTGGAGGCTGGAATTTCTGGCAGAGACAACTACGCACTGTGTCAAAGAGAAGCTGAGCACCAGCAACAGCTGGAAATTGACTGTCACAACACAAACCAATATAGCTCTACAGTGAAAAAGACTCATATTGCTCTTTCTGAAAGTGATATGAGCGGTTCTATTGCTCACAACACAAAACCCAAGCAATTCAAAACTAGAGTGTGTCCATTCTCAGAGGAAATTTCCAGTCAGTTGGACTGTATTAAATTAATATCAGATACAAGAAATTCATTGTCTGATAATAACTGTCTGCCTAAAAGTCTCTCCAGTTCAGATATAAAGATTGCAGTGCAGCAAACAGAACATCCTCTGGTGCCTCACACATTATCCAGATTTGATGTTTTgtcagagaaaaacacaacagctgagAGAGCTGGATTAGCATCATCACAAATAATGTCTAATCATAGTGGGAATCTCTTTCTATCTGGTGATAAGAGTCTAACAGGTAAAAGTCAGAGAGAAACCAAATCGTCCATGTCTTACAACTTACTAACAAGTCCTTCAGATATTACATCAGTATCATCCTGCTGTACTCTGGACACAGAATCTGTCGTGTCACTCTCAAATGAAAATATCACACACATGTCAGAAAGCTCTGGTTTATCTGTCAGCCAAAATGACTCTGGAGGTcaaggagaaaaaacatccctACTACTGGCAAGACATGAGGAAGGAGACGGCACATCTGGACCCAAAAGCCAGTCTGTATTAAATGAAACAATAGATTCAAATAATGATTTAGTGGTCGGAGCAGAAGATGCCATCACAGCATCTATAGCACAATGTGAATCTGAAAAGGCACCGAATTCAAAACATTCAGTGTTCGCTATGTCTTCTTTTTGGAGTGAGATGGAGAAGCTCACGATAAATGATATTCTGGGTTTACGAATCATCAGCAAAGCTGCTCCACCAAGCTCCCTCCCACCTTTACAGGAAATTGAGGAGACCAGAGATTCAGGCTTTTTTACTCAATTGGATGAGCAATCCACCAAGGAAACATCCACCAACTCTGTAGATTCAAGTTCAGGTTCTGTTATGGCAGTCAATTCGTCCTCCTCTAGAGGAATGTGGGAGAGTGAACCAGTCACGTTGAGTCGAGGTGCTGATGTTTACCCTGAGAGTATGATGTTGACATCGGTTAGTGACATTTCTCAACCAGTCTTCCCTGGAAGTGCTCAAACGTGCCTCAGAAAGATTTCTAAAAACGTAAGTGTGCACAATCTACATGCCTTGGAATCTCAGTCTTTCAGCAACACATGGAAAGGCCAATCTTTGCAAACCTTAGATGAAGGAGAATTAGAAAAAGTAGAATATTTCGCAGATGGACATATGTCTAAGCAAGACAAAGACATGGACAGTTCTTCATCTTCGACAGACAACTACAGAATCTCTCTTACAGATATATTTCAGTACCTCTTTGGGGGAAAGCAATCAATGCCCAGCCAATCAGCCACAGATAACATAACCACCTGCCACACTGGTGGAAATTCTGTCCCTGAAACCTATGATCATTTCTTCTCAGAGTTTGATACAGAAAGCTTTTTTTACCCTCTCATCACAGCAGAAGATCAGGCCAAAGAGGAGCTGGTTCCTATCTTTTCCTGCTCTCGCTTGGCTAACAGAAAACTACAGTTCCCTGAGGCTTATGATTATTTCTTTCCATCCTCCTCTTCTGATGATTCTTCTGTGGAATCTGATGAAGAAGATGACCGCGGTCCTGTAAGGGTGGTGACCAGGTTCAGTCGTAAGTCAAGCGCTTCGCAGATTTCTACAGACATGTATGAGCATTTCTTCACAGATAGCGACCTCCGACAGAATTTCTTTTGGAAAACCACGTTCTCCTTCAGGAATATTAGGTCTACTGGCTCTACAGTCCAAAAGCAGACACTCTCAAACCCTCTGTCTCTTGTACCTGTGAGGCAAAGTGGCAGATCCCTTCGAAAGACACTTCATCCTATAAATGCTGCTGGAAATCAAGACATGATGTTTCCTGATCCACTGCTTTACAACCTGGAGGACAGGATCTCCCGACAACTAGCACAGGAGCCTTTCAGATATGAGGTCTTCCAGACGGCTGTTTCAAATCCAA